CCGCTCGCGGAGGACATTAAGAAAGTCATATAGTGCCTGGGAAGAGCCCTCCTTTTTGGCCATATCTGAGGCGGTAATAGCAATGTCAACAAAACCATGCAGAGTCTCCACGCATAAACGAAGCTCGCGCGTGCCATAGAGCCAGTAGAAGCTGCGTAGGCGGACGCGCGTTTCGAGGACAGCCACCATGCGCTCGAAGGCGTGATGGAACACCATTCCAAGGTGGGAATCGTCTCCATCAAGAGACGCTTGGAGGGTGGATGTGCTCTGACGGAGGAATAGTTCCGTCGCAGAGTCCAATGTGAGAGACAGGAGTAACGCGGCCAGGCTGACGGGCGCAGACTAGGTGCCGCCCGCAATGGTTGGactcttctccttctcgatgCAGCGAAAAAGAGTCTGAACGTGCTCTTCCAAGACGTCAAGCCGGGATACGTTGTCACGACTGAATAACGGCCTCATCATGTCTCGTGCCGCGCGCCAGGACGCACCATCGGCCGCGAAGATGCTTCTACCCAGCACAGTCTTCAGGTTTGTACTTCGCGTGGCGCCCATGCCAAAGTCGTTGAACTGAGTTGCCAGGATTGCTTGGATGTTGCGAGGCTCGGCGGTGACGAGGTTGGTGGTGCCTAAGATAGACATACGGAAAGTGTAAACGCCCAGGGCTGCGAAGCGATTGGCGACGTGGTCTGGTGTGCGCTGGTCACGGTCTGCGCGGAGGGAAGCGAGGAGTGTGTCAATTCCAAAGGGTAACTTGGATGGCTCAAGGGGCGCTGGAAGACAGCCTCGTTGTCCAGCCCTGTGAGCATGGGATACATCTTTACACAGCAAGTTGAGCAGATGGATCGAGAGGGGACAGCTAGTAGAAAAATATACTGCGGGATGCGCTCATAGAGCTTCTCAATAAAAGATGGAATCACGAGCAAGCGAAAGGCCTTGTCAAGGATCTTTTTCGAAGGAGAAGTCCATGGTTGTCTGTGGTTGACCACCTCAGTTGCCAGACCATAGACTCCTCTCTGGTTCCTTTTCTAGGCAGTAGCGTTCGGTGTAAAATGGTGCCTTTGTGGTCATACACGTTGTTGGACCTAGAGTTACGTATCTCCCCCTTCATCTCGGAATCGATTCTAAGATGGATACGTTTAGACGCATCTGCCGAGTACCTTGTACGCATTATTGAAAAATTTCAGATTAAGAATATCAAGGCAGTAGCTTCGTCCTTATCTGCTGTGGATGATCTTAAGCACATTCAGGTTTTCATGCCACGGACAGTTGGAGCGGGAATCGCATTTCTTTGTGCAAGAATGGGCTAACTGGAGGCCTGCAATGGCCCTCCATGTGGGCAATCATATTCATCTTGTCCACACTGTTGAGGGTTTTAGGGGATTGAAAACCAGAAGTCAGTCTATCTGAACTAATCAATGGATTCCGGTATCTTGGAAATGGGTTGTCACGAAGAAACACAGTAAGGGACGCTCGACGCGATGCCTTTAACGAGCGACAAGCTATGTAACATAGGTTTTAGCCTTCATTTCGGACATGCAATTGTTCTGTCCCACACTTGCTGTAATACACGCTGATCAATCAAGTTCGGTGGAATTTGTCACAAGCCCGACGCACGGATCTTGCCTATACACTAACGTTAAGTGCAGTGCTGGGACTCCGGCTTGCCATGAATGTCTACAATACAGGCTTGCAGATTTGAACTAGAAAACAAAACTAAGTGCACATAACATAATCTAGCCCCATAAAATAGGCTTTTAAACAAAGCTGAGTAATGCTTACCACACAGTACCTGACCGGTCTGTCTTAATGATATCCAAGCTAGAACCAGATGCGGCTCCAGAGGTGCAATGTAGCTCTATATAAGAGGAAAGATATCGACCTTGACTTATTATAATCAGTGATACAAATCGCAAAGGACAATCATTCCTGCATTAACAACTCTGTCACATTCATTAAACTACAATGGCgcacgagatcaagaacgtAGCCCTCGCGGGAGTAAGTAGCGCCATTCTCCAGTCTATCTTATAGTAGAAGCTAATTTACGGCAGGCATCTGGTAGTCTCGGATCTCACATCCTGCGAGCTTTGAACAAGAGCGGTCGTTTTACCGTGACCGTTCTCACTCGAAAGACTACCAAGGATGTGCCCACGGGGACTGGAGTCAAGGTGGTTGATTTCGAATCAGTTTCGGACCTGACAGCTGTCCTGAAGGGCCAGGATGCATTGGTTGATGCTACTTCTGTGCCTGATCCCAGCTTCGCTATCCGCCTGATGGATGCGGCTGTAGCAGCTGGTGTTTACCGGATGATTCCGGCCGAATTCAGCGCCGATCCAATGAATGCTAAAGCGCGAGGCCTACCGCCTTTTCAaggcaaggccaaggcccTGGGGCATATCCAAAAGCTTGCAGATGACAAAAGGATTACGTGGACAGCCATTTCCAACCACGCGTTTCTTGACTGGGGCCTCCGCATGTCGTTCATCGGCATCGACCTTCAGAATAAGTGCATCGACTACTTGAAACCGTGTCTCACTGTCGTTCCCCTGACCACCCTTGAATCCGTGGGTACTGCTGTTGCAAACGCTCTTATAAAGGCCGAAGAGACCAAGAACCGTGTCTGTTATATTTGCAATACGCAAAAGACACAAAAGGACCTTGCTGAACTTGCGAAGCGGGCTTTGGGCGATCAAGTGTGGAAGACAAAATATTTAGACACAAAGGAAGCATTCGAAAAGGCAATGGTTCAGCTGCAAGCTGGTCAGGTTGATATGCAGGTCATTGGAGACATTATACGTTTCTCGATCTCTACTCCGGGCTACATTcaggagctcgagaagacCGACAACGATCTCCTGGGTGTTAAGGAAATGAGCGATGCTGAGGTCCAGGAGCTTATCCGGGAGATCGCCCGAGAGAAGTCGGCTGCTTGACTTTGTGGATGCGGAAGGCTTTACACGTCGGTATCTTAAATCATAGTTTTCCAGATCATATACCTACTGCAGAAGTCATAACTAACGCTAAACGATCTTGTAAGTTCGAAGGGTGTGTGATATAGAAAGTCAGAAAACTTCTTATATACGATAAGTGATTAgttaataagtttattatctCTGGGTTGAGTGACAAATATGCATGGGGTAGGTGATCTCCAGCCGTGGCCACCAGTGTACCAAAGAGAAATATATGCCCATAAACCTCCCTCTAGGCCTCCTATTTATTAACTCTAGCccttatataaattttattattagacAGATAGGTTAATTATACATTATTCTTAAGTTCGAAAAGATGGGCTTATTAGGTGATTGCGGCAGTGTTTTTTTCGGAGTGGTTAACTATTTTCTCCCATCTTCCATAGCACAAACTTGTGCCGGGATTATGGTTTCGGATCTCGGTCAGCCGTGAAGGCCGAAAGGTAAGCCCACCGTATACTCTGTAAGTTTTATCGTATTTAACCCGATTAGGAGACATAATCCGCCAAGACCTTTAGACTACCGCTATCCGATCACACGCAAAACTAATTTCCCCGCACAAGAACAGCATTAACCAAGTGGGGCTACACACAAAAATGATCCGCGCGCTTAAAccccaacaacaacaaactcAAACAGATAGAACTTAGGAACTGTATTCCAAGCTCACAGCTTTATAAGATGCTTATTCAAGATTGAAAGTGGGATAGCCGTGTCGAGTAtatgatggatggatatgCAGTCGCAGTATCGTCAGCGTCTGTCCTACATACCTATTTAACCTGTGCCTTGTTATTTATCCTCGTAAACAAGTCCCAAGACTAACCAGAAAAGAGTCCATAACTTCCATTCTAAAACTAACTCCACGCATCCCTACTCATTATTTCTCGATATGAAGGTCGTCCTTGTGCCGGCTTCTGCTCAGACATCCCAGTGCGTAATTCAGACATTACTCGATGATGCATCGGCATCGAGCGTTTTCGGCGTCTATCGTAATGTCGGTAAAGTGCCTGCCAACTTTAAGAATCACCCGAATTTCCAATTAGTGCAAGGAGATGTGAGCAATGGATCGACTCTTGACTTTTCTGGCCGCGACGCTGTCATTACCGTATAACCTAGCTTTCGCCCTAGGGTAGGTGAGCGTCCTTGAGCATCGGCCTTGCTTGTATCGGATTGGCCAAACTGGAGGCCTCTGCAAAACAAATTCGGCCTCTAAATGGCTCGTCTAGAAGACCTGCCCCGTCTACCTGCATGGTCCCCGAAACTTCTCTGTTCGTGATGTGTGGGAAGCATTTGAGAAAGTCACTGGAAAGAAGGTAAGAGTAGAACTGGTCGAAAAGGAAGGGCTCCAGGGTTTTTTCGAGCATTCGCCTCTTCCTGCCAACCTTGTGGATGAATTTTTTGAAATGACACTGACGTTCTTACCTGGAGgccttcttgaagaagagataaATGATTTGACAAACGCCGTCCGAGGTAACGACACACTGGTTGATTCTGTCAGCCGTATGTGGAGGGCAAGCCAGAACGCATAAATACATCAACTTTTATGTAAACATAGAGTATTATGTATTGAATATAGGCATGAATCGGCTTATACGCGAGAAATACAAATCTCCATGCATGAATGCATCTGATGAAAAGGTTTCGTAGTCGTATCCTATGCATGTATTGTCCTATCCTTGAGGATGCCATCTTTATACTTTGTTATCCAAGCCCTTACTTCTCTCGGAATTCTTTCAAGGCAGGTATGTTAATAGACATGAGTTAACGCTTTTAGCCCAGCCTTTATTTAAGACTTTTAGCGCCAACGAGGACAGGACAAGGTCTTTAGCCTGTGTTTCCAGTTTGCCAATAACATGTTCCTGCTATTCTTCAACAGGCATtgcctcagcatcacgccAGCTCTTCCCTGATCTAATGGTCCAGTAGACCAGCGTGGTAGAAACGAGTAACAGACTAGCAGATACTGTAGACATCCATCCGACACCAATATGATTGAGCATTGGCATACACAATGCTGTAGCAACTCCGGCAAGGGAGTAACGCATCATATAGTGGCTGGCTACAATGGAGCTGTTAGAGAGATGTACCGCCGAAAGGGAGAAAGACACACCTGAGGCCTCGCCACTTCGATGCTGCATCACATCCAGGATGTATGCGTTGAGGCTAGGGAATGCGGCCAGCTGTGCAATACCTTGGAAAAACATACATATGACAGGAACAGGTATACCACCAAGATGCTTGTCAATCATCCAACCATAAATGATCATGGAAGcaggcagaagaagacccaGGAATAGCAAGCAGCTGCGGAGTCGGTCTTCTGGCAGTCTATACCCACGCTTTTTGATCCATTGCTTGACAGTATAGTCTGACCATCGGCCACCAATCTGGACTCCGATAACATAGCCGACTCCAGGTGAGATATAGAGCATTCCAGACTGTAAAGGCGTAGTGAGGTGTAAGCGGGGATTGAGCACGTAACGCACGGGTGTTAAGAGAGAATACATATTCCATACAAGCGCAGAGGAAGCAAGTGTCTGATGGTGTCAACATAATAACCACAATATTCACTAGTGACACTTACCACGAATAACAGATTACGGCACGCGTAAAGTTTGAACACCGTGACTGGGTTCGCCCATCGCCAGATTCTTTTGACCCCATTTGTAAATCCTTGTCCCTTTAAATTGCTAGCGCGTATATTGTGAGAAGTTTCTTGTAGGAGGAAATATGTTAAAAGCACGGCTACACCGCTCATTGAGGTTTGCATCCAGAAGATGATTCTCCAGGATTTATAGGTAACGACAATACCTCCGATGACTGGCCCGAACGCTGGACCAAACATTGTTCCGGCAAGGAACCAACCTAATGAAGTTGCGCGTTCAGTCTACGAAAAGTTAGCATTTGGTATGCTCCAGTCTTCACTACTCAATCGGCATTCTGGTTGCCATACTGGATGGTAGATATCTGAGATGCAACTGGACCCTAAAATTAAGAAAGCTGTTCCTTGGGCTGCTGTGAATGCACGACAGACGAAGAACGACGCCAACGTTGGCGACAGAGCTGTGCCAAGAGAGAAGGCGAAGAACAAGATAGTGCTACAAAGGTAAGACTTTGATATTTAGCTTGTATTGAATGTTGGACGGCGTAAATATAAGGCGCACCTTGCGACGTCCAAAGATATCAGCCGCTGGTCCCCAAATGCAAGACGATAGGCCCATGAAAACCAAGTATATGGCGCCGCTCATGTTAAGAATCGTCGCCGTGGTTTTGTATTCTTGGACAATTTCCGGGATAGCGGCGAAAATACTAGTCGTGGACATTGTGGCAAGCACGCCGCAAAAGGCCAATAGGGCCGTGATGCCTCGTTTTTCTGCATTGGTGAACCTCGAGTACACGGGAACTTGTGCACGGTTTGATTCAGTGTCCAGAACACTGGCTCGGTGTCTGTCAATCTCGAATCGTTCGCTTCGTGCTGGAGTCGACTGCTCAACAACCAAGACGGTACTCGTGGTCGACATTTTGGCAATCAGAGCTATCAGATGATTAAACACAGGAGACCCTACAACAGCATATGACAGAGATGGTAATTTAAAATACCGTGGTGGTAAGCTAGTGACTCAACTGGCTGCGATATCGGAAAAAGTATAGACCGATGCGGAAGTTTAGACAGCGATCCACGGTCGAGAATTTCAAGGCCGATGGATCATGTGAGCACGAGGATCTACGTCAACCATTGAAAATGGGCAATTGGTTATGAGGATTACTATTGTGGTCTGGTTCATGGAAAAGATCTTGCGACTTCCGGCTGTTTTTGTGCTATGACCGAAACTCCGAGAATTAGGGAAGACAAAAGGGTTAGGTGATGACCTAGTATTACGgcctccagctcctcaacgCCATTATAAGACCGAATTGCCCGACTTCCGGTCCATATTGATAGGATATCTGCTTCAATTCTTTGATGTAACTAGTATCGCCAGAGAACCAGATCGCATTTGGTAGTCCACCACGAGCTTGTTCAATCTCCTCCCTGGTGGCAATGAAGCCGGTGCATTGTTGCTCACCCATATGCAGTGTAGGGGTACTCAAAATCTGCAACTTCTTTCCGGCAAAAACAACATCTATCTTCTCCCAAAGTTAAGTCCATGAACTACAGTGCGAGCAGCAAGGTTCTCAACGCTATTAATATTTGTGAAACCACGACGCGCGTCGAGCAGGCGACGACCGAGGTTATTAATTATCGACTTGATCTTTGTGACTGAGAAGCATACATCGATGACGGAGATCTGGTCAAGGCACAAGGAAGGATCATCATCCACCACAAGGCAAACATCATGAATTATAGTATAGGGAACGAGGTATCAGAAAATTAGAAGCAATCGGTCATGATATTGACGCCATTAAGTTCAAGGATATCAATGGCTATGCCGATACGTGGGATATGCAGATTAGGCGACATATTGGGGGAGGTAATGAGGTAAAATGCTACTTGGCACATAAAGCAAATTGCGATAGGGGAAGATTTCTGAAGAAAGGTGCAGATGGGGACTGGGTTTCAGATAcattaataagattattaagCTGATCATGAAGGTAGCAAGTCTTCTTATCGGCACCAGAAGATTAGAACATGGTAGAGAATAAATTTTGGAGGTTCTAAACCAGTAATCTACCAAGGAACGCTTTGCCTCGTAAAACCCACTGATAAAGCTCAAAGCAGTAACAAAATGCGCCAAGCCTCGGCAAGTCTACCGAGACGCAGCTTAGTTAATCGAAACCCTTCAAGTACGCGCGCGGAATGGAATGTAACGTTACACCGGCAAAACTACTATTTGACATTTGCGGTGTATGATTGGTCGTCTCGCGCTAAGGAGATTCAGACTCAATAGACTAACTACCATCGGTGGGTAATTCCGCCAAGCCCGAACTTTAAAACCATAGTCTCGTAAGCAACCCAACTTTGTTCTCTGCATGTTGTCCGAGCATCACATTCTCGCCCTGTCAAGCATCCATCCAGCGCCTTCTGCAACGATGAAAGTACGCAACCGAACAATCTGTCAAACGTGTAGGTTGCGCAAAATAGGGGTAATATCCTTCGCTACGTCATGACTTGTTGTCGTCGTCAGCTGACCCACTCGTAGTGCAATGGGGCAAAGCCTGCTTGCTTGCAATGCACTCATTCTGGGCGCGAATGCTCTTACCCTACAGACTTGTTGTTTGTTCCCGAAACCACAGCTAAGAAATCGAAAACCCCTGCTAAAAAGTCTGAGAAGAGAGTGGTTACCTCCAATGCTATAAGTGACAAGCAACTGTTACGACCGAGACTACCTCTTATGATCCCCGGCATACCGGACAACCCCTTACAGGGCAAGGTTCTGCTTATCATGCAAAGTTTCATGCCAGAAGGTGAACTATATGTCATTCACCAAAATAAACCAACCGAATCTCGCATTTGTGGCAATTGGGTTGAAGTCCTTCCCATAATAAGTAGTGGTGGGCAAGGACACGCCCTTTCATCAGCAATACGCTGCCTTGCAGCATCCATATCTGATTTGCGGCAGAGTTCGCACTCCACACGTACCGAACTGCTGTATAAATATGGTCTAGCAATGCGTTCGTTGAAGGGAGAACTAGACGGGTCACATACAGACATATCGTCACAAGATGAAGTCGCTGTGGCCATCATGTGTCTCACGTTGACGGAGGTGAGTATTGTCATGACCTCATAAAGGACGTTAGACTGATGAGATTTACTTTCTCTAGATGATATTACCAACTTCAAGTAATGGCTGGTGGCGCCATATAGATGGCGTTGGTGAGTGGATGAGGCTCTGGCCTGCCGAATCATTCAGTTTCGGAATCCGTCATAAACTTTTCGCTGGGTTCAGACCCCTAGTGGTAAGTTCTTTGcctctttgtttgttgtTCGTTGGGCTTTTTGACTCATTAGTTAGATTCTGAAAGCCTTTTCATCTCGCAAAGCTTCCTTTCTTTCCGGTGAGGACTGGAAAAGAAAACCTTTCGAGTTCCAGAAAGAATCGCGAATGCAGCTTCTGTTTAGTGAGGCTTCCATCATACCTACAGTTCTTGAATTAATCGATACCCTTGAGCATAGCCCTGCCTGTATAGCTGAATCAATTGCTACAGAGGCCATCTACCTACTCAAAAGAACCTATGATCAATTACAAGACTGGGGCGACCCATTAGGTGCAGAGCCATCTAATGGCGTGTTTTGCTGGAAGGTTCCTTCAGAAAGCTCGTCAGCCTGGGCAGGCTATAATATATGGTTTCCGAGCGTATCTGTCGCCAACGTTGTTATGCATCTTTGGACGTTCAAGGTAGTTTGCTTGACTGAGGTTCAAAAGCTCCAGACCAGATTCCCCCATGTGTCTTGCGCCTGGCCAGTTCCAGTAGACTGCGAACTAGGAGATTATCTCCAGGAGACCTATAGGGAGCTCTGTGTTAGGATTGTTCAAGGTACAGATTTCCTGCTCCAGGATCGTCTGGCGCTGTTTGGACCATTGTCTATCGTGTTTCCGCTCACAACGGCTTGCGAGGTATTCAAGATAGACGGAGAGCCCAGCGCAGCCTTATGGAAATTTACTAGTAATACACTCCAGAGAAGCCTATTATCAAAGCTTCAACTGGGATCATGCTATTTTCACTAGTTATATGAGA
This DNA window, taken from Fusarium oxysporum f. sp. lycopersici 4287 chromosome 7, whole genome shotgun sequence, encodes the following:
- a CDS encoding hypothetical protein (At least one base has a quality score < 10); protein product: MRTRYSADASKRIHLRIDSEMKGEIRNSRSNNVNQRGVYGLATEVVNHRQPWTSPSKKILDKAFRLLVIPSFIEKLYERIPQAGQRGCLPAPLEPSKLPFGIDTLLASLRADRDQRTPDHVANRFAALGVYTFRMSILGTTNLVTAEPRNIQAILATQFNDFGMGATRSTNLKTVLGRSIFAADGASWRAARDMMRPLFSRDNVSRLDVLEEHSAPVSLAALLLSLTLDSATELFLRQSTSTLQASLDGDDSHLGMVFHHAFERMVAVLETRVRLRSFYWLYGTRELRLCVETLHGFVDIAITASDMAKKEGSSQALYDFLNVLRERCSGGDEEVREQVLGLLAAGRDTTASLMSWTWYCLLHNPRVFAKLRSEILSTFGCSPDGPSVTMTFASLKECTYLQHVLSETLRLPLYPSTPAARSATRPSQWAAGRTERAPSLTLKEQRSTSARTCSTGGKDLWGEEDADDFVPERWEKQRGAASAAWHFVPFNGGPRICIGQKLALTEAGYVLVRMLQRYDAVKRLDVDLTRDWHNFTVVCSPGSPVNRNQAVLCQLKLA